The proteins below come from a single Mycobacterium parmense genomic window:
- a CDS encoding fatty acyl-AMP ligase, whose amino-acid sequence METLIDYLQKWEAEKPDQTLFRFVDSEGRELEHYTYASFAGRTRELAAYLSAEAGLRAGDRALLVYPPGLEMVAALFACARLGVIAVPVSPPLPMSFEAGLAKLAFIARDCQAKAVLSTKQLEHDFRMLLGTQGGGLAWAGSPQLPELPWFGTDGARDFGGAPVADTPGRVLFLQYTSGSTSDPKGVIVSHANVIANASAYPGREVAVSWLPQHHDMGLISAYLFITVIGGTTHAMSPEDFLKRPSAWLRLISQVRATQTPAPNFALEYCLREDKLPDSELAGVDLSSLDSMVIGAEPLRAATFTRFRARFAAYGLRPDAVTGAYGLAENTLIVSLRGRQIVSVNKRALQENVVRVEKALPRNSNQAPLVSSGKPVAGNVVRIVDPKSRHALGEGRIGEIWVAGASKGGGYWRRPDASAEAFGARIAGDDERTYLRTGDLGFLYEGELFVCGRTKDLVIVRGVNCYPSDIEAIAERAAAHIRKGCVAAFAVDDDDSEALVVVAEVRDAADLPDGRALARAIRRHGHIDPHTIVFVPPRTIPKTTSGKIRRAETRRLYLDGQLPVVGSYAHPTHDGPDAGTGPLARFRTLIEDYDLTGEEDCSFADLGIDSLALAELRADLQALLEEHGAGQLAEAVNTRLLQRLTVAEFFGLVRQFGEGAGQPIDALRQALAQISAQYEAHEITQMRADAQLPLPELPPARSGAPTDILVTGVTGFLGPFLLSSLIGRTSFTIHALIRATDAEHGLDRIVASLRRARLWSAALEAQVRARVRVVCGDLAEPSLGIGEEAFGRLADSVDAIVHNGALVNYVRTYDALRPANVVGTWELLRLAMTGHRKAFHLVSSTFIYGWSTLPVVGEWDANEQMSGLDFGYSQTKWVAEQLALHAQRQGLDVRIYRPSLISPTSAGFGSQEDILVRLTAFMIQHGLAVRAHNQISLLPADLVAEHIVELIGLPAEAGTVFNITADDYYGLMDVTRILSERYGYRFEYHDIDSFSEQLNRRCGPSDPFYPLVDFLTRSAGKIAAMRDKRYDNTQYRRARTMTKARLREPALAETVANLHRFLCSEELITEDDARRSA is encoded by the coding sequence ATGGAGACGCTCATTGACTATCTGCAGAAGTGGGAAGCCGAAAAACCGGATCAGACGCTCTTTCGGTTCGTCGACTCAGAGGGCCGCGAGCTCGAGCATTACACCTACGCGAGCTTCGCCGGCCGGACGCGCGAGCTGGCCGCCTATCTGTCCGCGGAGGCGGGCCTGCGGGCCGGCGACCGGGCGCTGCTGGTCTACCCCCCGGGCCTGGAGATGGTCGCGGCGCTGTTCGCGTGCGCGCGGCTCGGCGTGATCGCCGTCCCGGTCAGCCCCCCGCTGCCGATGTCCTTCGAGGCCGGTCTGGCCAAACTCGCCTTCATCGCGCGGGACTGCCAGGCCAAGGCGGTGCTGTCGACCAAGCAGCTCGAGCACGACTTCCGCATGCTTCTCGGCACCCAGGGGGGCGGCCTTGCCTGGGCGGGCTCGCCGCAGCTCCCCGAGCTGCCCTGGTTCGGGACGGACGGTGCGCGCGATTTCGGTGGCGCGCCGGTCGCCGATACGCCCGGCCGGGTGCTGTTCCTGCAGTACACGTCGGGGTCCACCAGTGACCCCAAGGGCGTCATCGTCAGCCACGCGAACGTCATCGCCAACGCCTCGGCCTACCCGGGCAGGGAGGTGGCGGTCTCGTGGCTGCCGCAGCACCACGACATGGGTCTCATCTCCGCCTACCTGTTCATCACGGTGATCGGCGGCACCACGCACGCGATGTCGCCGGAGGACTTCCTCAAGCGGCCCTCGGCGTGGCTGCGGCTGATCAGCCAGGTCCGCGCCACCCAGACGCCGGCTCCGAACTTCGCGCTCGAGTACTGCCTGCGCGAAGACAAGCTGCCCGACTCGGAGCTGGCCGGCGTCGACCTGAGCAGCCTGGACTCCATGGTCATCGGCGCCGAACCGCTGCGAGCCGCAACGTTCACGCGATTCCGCGCACGCTTCGCCGCGTACGGCCTGCGGCCCGACGCGGTCACCGGCGCCTACGGCCTGGCCGAGAACACCTTGATCGTGTCCCTTCGCGGACGCCAGATCGTGTCGGTGAACAAGCGCGCGCTGCAGGAGAACGTGGTGCGGGTCGAGAAGGCTCTGCCCCGGAACAGCAATCAGGCGCCGCTGGTGAGCTCCGGCAAGCCCGTCGCCGGCAACGTCGTCCGCATCGTCGACCCGAAGTCGCGCCATGCGCTGGGCGAGGGCCGGATCGGGGAGATCTGGGTGGCCGGCGCGTCCAAGGGCGGTGGCTACTGGCGCCGGCCCGACGCCTCCGCGGAGGCCTTCGGGGCCCGCATCGCGGGCGACGACGAGCGCACCTACTTGCGCACCGGCGACCTGGGCTTTCTGTACGAGGGCGAGCTGTTCGTCTGCGGCCGGACCAAGGACCTGGTCATCGTCCGCGGCGTCAACTGCTACCCCTCGGACATCGAGGCCATCGCGGAGCGCGCGGCCGCGCACATCCGCAAGGGTTGCGTCGCCGCCTTCGCGGTCGATGACGACGACTCCGAGGCGCTGGTCGTGGTCGCCGAGGTGCGCGACGCCGCGGACCTGCCCGACGGGCGGGCGCTGGCGCGGGCCATCCGCCGGCACGGCCACATCGACCCGCACACCATCGTGTTCGTCCCGCCGCGGACCATCCCCAAGACCACCTCGGGGAAGATCCGGCGGGCCGAGACCCGGCGGCTCTACCTCGACGGGCAGCTGCCCGTGGTGGGCAGTTACGCCCACCCAACCCACGACGGCCCGGACGCCGGCACGGGTCCGCTGGCCCGGTTTCGCACTCTCATCGAGGACTACGACCTCACCGGCGAGGAGGACTGCTCGTTCGCGGACCTCGGGATCGACTCGCTGGCCCTGGCCGAGCTGCGGGCGGACCTGCAGGCCCTGCTCGAGGAGCACGGCGCAGGGCAGTTGGCCGAGGCCGTCAACACCCGCCTGCTGCAGCGCCTGACGGTCGCCGAGTTCTTCGGGCTGGTGCGGCAGTTCGGCGAGGGGGCCGGGCAGCCGATCGACGCCCTGCGGCAGGCGCTGGCGCAGATCTCCGCGCAGTACGAGGCGCACGAGATCACGCAGATGCGCGCCGACGCGCAGCTGCCCCTGCCGGAGCTTCCCCCGGCGCGCTCCGGCGCGCCCACCGACATCCTGGTGACGGGTGTCACGGGGTTCCTGGGACCGTTCCTGCTGAGCAGCCTGATCGGGCGGACGTCGTTCACCATTCACGCGCTGATCCGCGCGACGGACGCCGAGCACGGCCTGGACCGGATCGTCGCCTCGCTGCGGCGGGCGCGCCTGTGGTCCGCGGCGCTGGAGGCCCAGGTGCGGGCGCGGGTGCGGGTGGTCTGCGGCGACCTCGCCGAGCCGAGCCTCGGCATCGGTGAGGAGGCGTTCGGGCGACTGGCCGACAGCGTCGACGCCATCGTGCACAACGGCGCCCTGGTCAACTACGTGCGCACCTACGACGCCCTGCGGCCCGCCAACGTCGTCGGCACCTGGGAGCTGTTGCGCCTGGCCATGACGGGCCACCGCAAGGCCTTCCACCTGGTGTCGAGCACCTTCATCTACGGGTGGAGCACCCTGCCCGTGGTGGGGGAGTGGGACGCCAACGAGCAGATGAGCGGGCTGGACTTCGGCTACTCGCAGACCAAGTGGGTCGCCGAGCAACTGGCGCTGCACGCCCAGCGGCAGGGCCTCGACGTGCGCATCTACCGGCCCTCGCTCATCTCCCCCACCAGCGCGGGCTTCGGGAGCCAGGAGGACATCCTGGTGCGGCTCACGGCCTTCATGATCCAGCACGGCCTGGCCGTCAGGGCGCACAACCAGATCAGCCTGCTGCCCGCGGACCTGGTGGCCGAGCACATCGTGGAGCTGATCGGTCTGCCCGCCGAGGCCGGCACCGTCTTCAACATCACGGCCGACGACTACTACGGGCTGATGGACGTGACGCGGATCCTGTCCGAGCGCTACGGCTACCGCTTCGAGTACCACGACATCGATTCGTTCTCCGAGCAGCTGAACCGCCGGTGCGGGCCGAGCGACCCCTTCTACCCGCTGGTCGACTTCCTCACCCGCTCGGCCGGCAAGATCGCGGCGATGCGCGACAAGAGGTACGACAACACCCAGTACCGGCGTGCGCGCACAATGACCAAAGCCCGGCTGCGCGAGCCGGCCCTGGCCGAGACCGTCGCCAACCTGCACCGGTTTTTGTGCAGCGAGGAGTTGATCACCGAGGACGACGCCCGCCGCAGCGCCTAG
- a CDS encoding diacylglycerol kinase family protein codes for MYLGVIVNPNARRNRAAPDERCAELQRAAGTWGEVRQTASTEHLGETVKELLPRVTHLVGDGGDGALHWLINEVWQCESDPQRWPTFVPTNGGSVNAVARKAGVHGRADAIVRALAAAAEADRPPPEVFLDTLQLEGETEDGSTLSRICFGLAAGGVGNRFYDMYYGYAHHGRTMVARVIARSLGDYLATKVVPGRVTKSNYASRLFAPTRARVVIDGEEVPTRKHRLLHAGAIDLRIGGPFRLFPKAERPGALSFQAGELRPSRIVVQLPAALTNGTLHGERVRDVNGQEMLIEADGEPLSPIIDGERFVGVVTLTARAGPRIRVAQVG; via the coding sequence ATGTACCTAGGGGTCATCGTCAATCCGAACGCGCGCAGGAACCGGGCCGCGCCGGATGAACGCTGCGCCGAACTGCAGCGCGCCGCGGGCACGTGGGGTGAGGTGCGCCAGACCGCCTCGACCGAGCACCTCGGCGAGACCGTGAAGGAACTGCTGCCGCGGGTGACCCACCTCGTGGGCGACGGCGGTGACGGCGCCCTGCATTGGCTGATCAATGAGGTGTGGCAATGCGAGTCCGATCCGCAGCGCTGGCCGACCTTCGTCCCCACCAACGGCGGCAGCGTCAACGCGGTCGCACGCAAGGCCGGGGTGCACGGCAGGGCGGATGCGATCGTGCGCGCCCTGGCGGCCGCGGCCGAGGCGGACCGGCCACCGCCGGAGGTGTTCCTCGACACGCTGCAGCTGGAGGGTGAGACCGAGGACGGGTCGACGTTGAGCCGGATCTGCTTCGGGCTGGCCGCGGGGGGTGTCGGCAACCGGTTCTACGACATGTACTACGGCTACGCCCATCACGGCCGGACGATGGTCGCCCGGGTGATCGCCCGCTCGCTCGGCGACTACCTGGCGACCAAGGTCGTCCCCGGGCGCGTGACGAAATCGAACTACGCGTCGCGCCTGTTCGCCCCGACGCGTGCCCGCGTGGTGATCGACGGCGAAGAGGTGCCGACGCGCAAGCACCGGCTGCTGCACGCGGGCGCGATCGACCTTCGGATCGGCGGTCCGTTCCGGCTGTTTCCCAAAGCGGAAAGGCCGGGTGCGTTGAGCTTCCAGGCGGGGGAGCTGAGGCCGTCGAGGATCGTCGTGCAACTTCCCGCCGCGCTGACCAACGGCACCCTGCACGGCGAGCGGGTGCGCGACGTCAACGGCCAAGAGATGCTCATCGAGGCCGACGGCGAGCCGCTGTCCCCGATCATCGACGGCGAGCGATTCGTCGGCGTCGTGACGCTGACGGCCCGCGCCGGGCCGCGCATCCGGGTCGCGCAGGTCGGCTGA
- a CDS encoding oxidoreductase yields the protein MPGWTAADLPSFAGRTAVVTGASGGLGEVTARELARAGARVILAVRNPEKGAAAAGRMSGDVEVRRLDLQDLSSVRNFADGLSTVDVLVNNAGIMATKHAVTVDGFEGQIGTNHLGHFALTNLLLPRITDRVVTVSSLLHHIGYISIEDLNFHRRPYSAWLAYGQSKLANLLFTSELQRRLDAAGSPVRALAAHPGWSHTDLQGRSGRRLGDALVLAADRIVSTDADFGARQTLYAASQDLPGDTFVGPRFGLYGRTQPTWRNWPARRATTAAALWDLSERLTDTKFPL from the coding sequence ATGCCAGGTTGGACCGCAGCAGACCTGCCTTCGTTCGCCGGGCGCACCGCCGTCGTGACCGGCGCCAGCGGCGGCCTGGGCGAGGTCACCGCGCGTGAGCTGGCCCGGGCCGGCGCCCGCGTCATCCTGGCGGTGCGCAACCCCGAGAAGGGCGCGGCCGCCGCCGGCCGCATGAGCGGCGATGTCGAGGTGCGCCGGCTCGACCTGCAGGACCTGTCGTCCGTGCGGAACTTCGCCGACGGGCTGAGCACGGTCGACGTGCTGGTGAACAATGCCGGCATCATGGCCACCAAGCACGCGGTGACCGTCGACGGCTTCGAGGGCCAGATCGGCACCAACCACCTGGGCCATTTCGCGCTGACCAACCTGCTGCTGCCCAGGATCACCGACCGGGTGGTGACGGTGTCTTCCCTGCTGCACCACATCGGCTACATCAGCATCGAAGACCTGAACTTCCACAGACGGCCGTACTCCGCGTGGCTGGCCTACGGCCAGTCCAAACTGGCGAACCTGCTGTTCACCAGCGAGCTGCAACGGCGTCTGGACGCCGCGGGGTCGCCAGTGCGCGCCTTGGCCGCCCATCCCGGCTGGTCGCACACCGACCTGCAGGGCCGCTCCGGCCGCAGGCTCGGCGATGCGCTGGTGCTTGCCGCCGATCGGATCGTGTCCACCGACGCCGACTTCGGGGCCCGGCAGACGCTGTACGCGGCGTCGCAGGATCTGCCCGGTGACACCTTCGTCGGCCCGCGGTTCGGGCTCTACGGGCGCACCCAGCCGACCTGGCGCAACTGGCCGGCCCGCCGAGCGACGACCGCCGCGGCGCTGTGGGACTTGTCCGAACGGCTGACGGACACCAAATTCCCCCTCTGA
- a CDS encoding DMT family transporter produces MSRTDMAVLLALAAALAAAVGNVVRQRAAQEVTDKPVGHLALFGMLLRDRKWWLGGIGDVSSYVLIAAALDKGSVILVTALQVTALLFALPVYARLSRHRITGREWAWAVLLAAALAVAITVGNPAVGHERAPMSAWLAVVLVMGPLLGLCLLGARMWSDRPVAALLLAAVAGSLLGVFAVLTKSIVDILEHDAGHLLRTPELYGWVFAGAAGMIYHQSAYRAGALTASFPTIIVAKPVVGAVLGVTVLGETLHTGGAGWLVLAVAVTAVIAATVALARGEAATVAAGAGRDVRIDAMPAPSQPLSG; encoded by the coding sequence ATGTCGAGAACCGATATGGCGGTGCTGCTCGCACTGGCCGCCGCGCTGGCGGCAGCGGTCGGCAACGTGGTCCGTCAGCGGGCCGCACAGGAGGTGACCGACAAGCCGGTCGGTCACCTCGCGCTGTTCGGCATGTTGCTGCGTGACCGCAAGTGGTGGCTGGGCGGCATCGGGGACGTCTCCAGCTACGTCCTGATCGCGGCGGCCCTCGACAAGGGCTCGGTGATCCTGGTGACGGCGCTGCAGGTGACGGCGCTGCTGTTCGCCCTGCCGGTGTATGCGCGGTTGTCCCGCCACCGGATCACCGGGCGGGAATGGGCGTGGGCGGTCCTGCTGGCCGCGGCACTGGCGGTGGCCATCACGGTCGGCAATCCGGCGGTCGGCCACGAGCGGGCGCCGATGAGCGCCTGGCTGGCGGTGGTCCTCGTGATGGGTCCCCTGCTGGGCCTGTGTCTGCTGGGCGCCCGGATGTGGTCGGACCGTCCGGTCGCGGCGCTACTGCTGGCGGCGGTGGCCGGATCGTTGCTCGGAGTGTTCGCGGTGCTGACCAAGAGCATCGTCGACATCCTCGAGCACGACGCGGGACACCTGCTGCGCACGCCGGAACTCTACGGCTGGGTGTTCGCCGGGGCGGCCGGGATGATCTATCACCAATCGGCGTATCGCGCCGGTGCCCTCACGGCGTCGTTCCCGACGATCATCGTGGCGAAGCCCGTGGTGGGCGCGGTCCTGGGGGTCACCGTCCTCGGCGAGACATTGCACACCGGTGGCGCCGGGTGGTTGGTGTTGGCCGTGGCGGTCACTGCGGTGATCGCCGCGACGGTGGCGCTGGCCCGCGGTGAGGCCGCCACGGTGGCGGCGGGCGCGGGCCGCGACGTGCGGATCGACGCGATGCCGGCGCCGTCGCAACCCCTGAGCGGCTGA
- a CDS encoding restriction endonuclease, which yields MKIAFLFLPGYFALLLGFMGHSTAIGLAGAGLGLLLAALVSRKAGWGPRPAGMKAIDAMDGVAFEDYVAGRLRRAGWQVGFTPPVGDYGVDLIAQKDGQSVAIQCKRHGKTVGIAAVQQVVSGARHHGCTRSIVVSNQEFTSAAKQLAHTHGCQLIGRRALQAWVPPPSRRAV from the coding sequence ATGAAGATCGCGTTCCTCTTCCTGCCCGGCTACTTCGCGCTGCTGCTCGGCTTCATGGGGCACAGCACCGCAATCGGCTTGGCCGGAGCGGGTTTGGGCCTGCTGCTTGCGGCCCTGGTGTCGCGCAAGGCGGGCTGGGGCCCGCGGCCCGCCGGGATGAAAGCGATCGACGCCATGGACGGGGTGGCGTTCGAGGACTACGTCGCCGGGCGCCTGCGGCGGGCCGGCTGGCAGGTCGGCTTCACGCCGCCGGTGGGCGACTACGGCGTCGACCTGATCGCACAGAAGGACGGCCAGTCGGTGGCGATCCAGTGCAAGCGCCACGGCAAGACGGTCGGGATCGCCGCCGTCCAGCAGGTGGTCTCGGGCGCACGCCACCACGGCTGCACGAGGAGCATCGTCGTCAGCAATCAGGAATTCACCTCCGCGGCAAAGCAATTGGCCCACACCCACGGCTGCCAGTTGATCGGCCGACGGGCCCTGCAGGCGTGGGTGCCGCCGCCGTCGCGCCGGGCGGTCTAG
- a CDS encoding YajQ family cyclic di-GMP-binding protein, with translation MADSSFDIVSKVDRQEVDNALNQAAKELSTRFDFRGTDTKIAWKGDEVIELTSSTEERVKAAVDVFKEKLIRRDISMKAFDAGEPQPSGKTYKVTGSLKQGISSEHAKKITKLIRDDGPKTVKTQIQGDEIRVTSKKRDDLQEVIAMLKQADLEVALQFVNYR, from the coding sequence ATGGCGGACTCATCGTTCGACATCGTCAGCAAAGTGGACCGCCAGGAGGTCGACAACGCGCTCAACCAGGCGGCCAAGGAGCTCTCCACCCGCTTCGACTTCCGTGGCACCGACACCAAGATCGCCTGGAAGGGTGACGAAGTCATCGAGCTCACATCGTCGACGGAGGAGCGGGTCAAGGCCGCCGTCGACGTCTTCAAGGAGAAGCTGATCCGCCGCGACATCTCGATGAAGGCGTTCGACGCCGGCGAGCCGCAGCCGTCCGGCAAGACCTACAAAGTCACCGGGTCGCTCAAGCAGGGCATCAGCAGCGAGCACGCCAAGAAGATCACCAAGCTGATCCGTGACGACGGCCCCAAGACCGTCAAGACCCAGATCCAGGGCGACGAGATCCGCGTCACCAGTAAGAAGCGCGACGATCTGCAGGAGGTCATCGCGATGCTCAAGCAGGCCGACCTGGAGGTGGCGCTGCAGTTCGTCAACTATCGGTAG
- a CDS encoding flavin-containing monooxygenase: MTVTPREAVDGALPTTDDDGGRFDVVIVGAGISGIDAAYRITERNPGLSYVILERRERIGGTWDLFRYPGVRSDSSIFTLSFPFEPWTREEGVADGVHIREYLTATAHKYGIDRHIRFNSHVRSADWDSATDTWTVTTEEDGAPEGARKRYRGRFVFFASGYYDYDAGYTPDFPGIGEFRGTVVHPQHWPEDLDYAGKKVVVIGSGATAVTLLPSLSDRAAKVTMLQRSPTYLISASKYSRVAAVARKLLPRRAAHLVIRMYSALTEAAFFLLSRKAPALVRRLLRSIAIRNLPAGYAVDVHFKPRYNPWDQRMCLIPDADLYNAIRAGRAEVVTDHIDHFDASGIALESGGHLDADIVVTATGLQLQALGGTEISLDGERIDPTERFVYKAHMLEDVPNLFWCVGYTNASWTLRADITARATAKLMAHMASHGYTHASPHRGNQPIPEKPAWDINAGYVLRSLHALPKSGTKRPWNVRQNYFADAIDYRFDRIEEAMVFGRVAERAALAG; the protein is encoded by the coding sequence ATGACCGTGACTCCCCGGGAGGCCGTCGACGGCGCTCTGCCCACCACGGACGACGACGGCGGCCGGTTCGACGTCGTCATCGTCGGCGCCGGCATCTCCGGCATCGACGCGGCCTACCGGATCACCGAGCGCAACCCCGGCCTCAGTTACGTCATCCTGGAACGGCGCGAACGCATCGGCGGCACGTGGGACCTGTTCCGCTACCCGGGCGTGCGCTCGGACAGCAGCATCTTCACGCTGTCGTTCCCATTCGAGCCGTGGACGCGGGAGGAGGGCGTCGCCGACGGCGTCCACATCCGCGAGTACCTGACCGCCACCGCGCACAAATACGGCATCGACCGCCACATCCGGTTCAACAGCCACGTCCGGTCGGCCGACTGGGATTCGGCCACCGACACCTGGACGGTCACCACCGAAGAAGACGGGGCACCTGAGGGCGCGCGCAAGCGCTACCGCGGCCGGTTCGTGTTCTTCGCCAGCGGCTACTACGACTACGACGCGGGCTACACCCCGGACTTCCCCGGCATCGGCGAGTTCCGGGGCACCGTCGTGCATCCGCAGCACTGGCCGGAAGACCTCGACTACGCCGGCAAGAAGGTCGTGGTGATCGGCAGCGGGGCCACCGCCGTCACGCTGCTCCCCTCGCTGTCGGACCGGGCCGCGAAGGTGACCATGCTGCAGCGCTCGCCGACCTACCTGATCTCTGCGTCCAAATACAGCAGGGTCGCCGCCGTCGCCCGTAAGCTGCTGCCCCGCAGGGCCGCTCATCTGGTCATCCGGATGTACAGCGCGCTCACCGAGGCGGCGTTCTTCCTGCTGTCGCGCAAGGCCCCGGCCCTGGTGCGGCGCCTCCTGCGGAGTATCGCGATCAGGAACCTGCCCGCCGGTTACGCCGTCGACGTGCATTTCAAACCGCGCTACAACCCCTGGGACCAGCGGATGTGTTTGATCCCCGACGCCGACCTCTACAACGCCATCCGCGCCGGGCGCGCCGAGGTGGTCACCGACCACATCGACCATTTCGACGCGAGCGGTATCGCGCTCGAATCCGGCGGGCACCTCGACGCCGACATCGTCGTCACCGCCACCGGCCTGCAACTGCAGGCGCTCGGCGGAACAGAGATCAGCCTCGACGGCGAGCGGATCGATCCCACCGAGCGCTTCGTCTACAAGGCGCACATGCTCGAAGACGTGCCCAACCTGTTCTGGTGCGTGGGCTACACCAACGCGTCGTGGACGCTGCGGGCCGACATCACCGCACGAGCGACGGCAAAGCTCATGGCGCACATGGCTTCTCATGGTTACACCCACGCCAGCCCGCACCGCGGCAACCAGCCCATACCCGAGAAACCGGCGTGGGACATCAACGCCGGCTACGTGCTGCGGTCGCTGCACGCGCTGCCGAAATCCGGCACCAAACGGCCGTGGAACGTGCGGCAGAACTATTTCGCCGACGCCATCGACTACCGGTTCGACCGTATCGAGGAGGCGATGGTGTTCGGACGCGTCGCCGAACGGGCGGCGCTGGCGGGGTAG
- a CDS encoding trypsin-like peptidase domain-containing protein: MPRRARCGRAIGLVSSAVLAMSVGTPGVAAADDGRPRANPAEKAAALIRPAVMYLAGQGYGTVRLPDGQVLSQFGPGSSMPFLATWGCTAFAVNPDGWVATAGHCVDPQSAKLLILKRAAGEYIAQFPGAPESRDPAAALDWLVKNARVEGETAERGPEVGLTVMYGTGRTVAGKLPASVADFRPLGKGDVALLKVDGRNLPSSELATDADVSIGTAILAVGFPESTQNITGPSLDPTNKSGAVSKKSVMGSNPVYEVDAAASEGMSGGPTVELDGKVIGVNSFGPVGEPQAFNFIAPADTLAAVMAGKGVRPRLGPADVVYREGLGQYYAGRYTQAINDFDQALALSPDYPGLADLKTSAANLRQQYGDQSALRGANLAWYTVGGVALVLAAGAGLTLAAVRTRWRPYRPAKNPALQLVSGGPAGTGKPVRTRAGLKLGAAGLIGVAPDLEPHFCSDCGAAHHPDEKYCPSCGKRIADDGSALGANPTR, translated from the coding sequence GCACACCGGGCGTCGCCGCGGCCGACGACGGCCGCCCGCGGGCCAACCCCGCGGAGAAGGCGGCCGCCCTGATCCGCCCGGCCGTCATGTATCTGGCCGGCCAGGGATACGGCACCGTGCGGCTGCCCGACGGGCAGGTGCTCTCGCAGTTCGGGCCGGGTTCGAGCATGCCGTTCCTCGCGACGTGGGGTTGCACCGCTTTCGCCGTCAACCCCGACGGCTGGGTGGCGACGGCCGGTCATTGCGTCGACCCGCAGAGCGCGAAGCTGCTGATCCTCAAACGCGCCGCCGGCGAGTACATCGCACAGTTCCCGGGTGCGCCCGAGTCGCGGGATCCCGCGGCGGCGCTGGACTGGCTTGTCAAGAACGCGCGGGTGGAGGGCGAGACCGCCGAGCGCGGACCCGAGGTCGGCCTCACCGTGATGTACGGGACGGGCCGCACGGTCGCCGGGAAGCTCCCCGCCAGCGTCGCGGATTTCCGTCCCCTGGGCAAAGGCGACGTCGCGCTTCTCAAGGTGGACGGGCGCAACCTTCCGTCGTCGGAGTTGGCCACCGACGCCGACGTCAGCATCGGCACGGCGATCCTCGCGGTGGGCTTCCCCGAGAGCACGCAGAACATCACCGGGCCGTCGCTGGACCCCACCAACAAGTCCGGCGCGGTCAGCAAGAAGTCGGTCATGGGATCCAACCCCGTCTACGAGGTCGACGCCGCGGCCTCCGAAGGCATGAGCGGCGGCCCCACCGTCGAACTCGACGGCAAGGTGATCGGCGTCAACAGCTTCGGCCCGGTCGGCGAGCCGCAGGCGTTCAACTTCATCGCACCGGCGGACACCCTCGCGGCGGTGATGGCGGGCAAGGGCGTCAGGCCCAGGCTCGGGCCCGCCGACGTCGTCTACCGCGAAGGGCTCGGCCAGTACTACGCCGGCCGCTACACCCAAGCCATCAACGACTTCGACCAGGCGTTGGCGTTGTCACCGGACTACCCGGGCCTGGCCGACCTCAAGACCAGCGCGGCGAACCTGCGCCAGCAGTACGGTGACCAGTCGGCGCTTCGCGGCGCGAACCTGGCGTGGTACACCGTCGGGGGCGTCGCGCTGGTGCTCGCGGCCGGCGCGGGGCTGACGCTCGCGGCGGTTCGCACCCGGTGGCGGCCGTACCGGCCGGCGAAAAACCCTGCCCTGCAGCTGGTTTCCGGTGGGCCGGCCGGCACCGGGAAACCGGTCCGGACGCGGGCGGGGCTCAAGCTCGGCGCCGCCGGGCTCATCGGCGTTGCCCCGGACCTCGAACCGCATTTCTGTTCGGATTGCGGGGCGGCGCATCACCCAGACGAGAAGTACTGCCCCAGCTGCGGGAAGCGGATAGCGGACGACGGATCGGCGTTGGGCGCCAACCCGACTCGCTGA